A DNA window from Linepithema humile isolate Giens D197 chromosome 6, Lhum_UNIL_v1.0, whole genome shotgun sequence contains the following coding sequences:
- the Pi3K59F gene encoding phosphatidylinositol 3-kinase catalytic subunit type 3, with product MMENTSDKFYYVYSSSLDTRIQIKIGTLEGKRHRPEYDELLLDPLLKYSGLYETGGVRGDLAASLQVWAGGRPLALPVHTAYKHFTSRWNWNQWVYLPISYTDLPRDAQLCITLYDCAGPGRQLPVGGTTISLFGKHGVYRQGMLDLKVWPGVKADGSVPTSTPGKARDHGKEQMQRLAKLVKKHRNGQINKIDWLDRLTFREIEVINEKEKRASEYLYLMIEFPEVTMDSVPYSIVYYEKDGDEVFQHRLQPDVVTLPDYEILQENLVEAKHHKLARSLRSGGNTRELKPTSTVRDALNTILGYPPTTALSTEEQDLIWKYRFYLSNQKKALTKFVKCVNWKVAGEERQALEMLALWAPPDSEDALELLGPAFTHPAIRRYAISRLNQAPDDDLMLYLLQLVQALKYEDFESIKAAYQAMLKEKEERSEPKNWSTEKLEKSERLEKTDKLDKDIRSSDSTSTPVTTSSESESQLSTSQEPLMDLASFLITRACQNSMLANYFYWYLSIECEDQSDPAISAKQDTRVKEMYVTVMKMFSMMLTQGNAVWQKRRAFLLRQKVFIDQLVSLVKAVARESGNRKKKTDRLRTLLTDPDPAFKINFSNFEPIPFPLDPEICIKGIIPEKASLFKSALMPSKLTFLTTDNTEYIAIFKHGDDLRQDQLILQTIALMDKLLRRENLDLKLTPYRVLATSTKHGFVQFIESTTVAEVLASEGSILNFFRKHHPSETGPYGVVPEVMDTYVRSCAGYCIITYVLGVGDRHLDNLLLTASGKLFHIDFGYILGRDPKPLPPPMKLSKEMVEAMGGVGSEHYHEFRKQCYTAFLHLRRHANLILNLFSLMVDASVPDIALEPDKAVKKVQDKLRLDLTDEEAVHYVHNLLDLSVTAVMAVLVEQLHKFAQYWRK from the exons ATGATGGAGAATACGAGTGACAAGTTTTACTACGTGTACAGTTCTTCGTTAGATACCAggatacaaattaaaat AGGTACATTAGAAGGCAAAAGGCATAGACCCGAGTACGACGAATTACTTCTAGATCCTCTACTCAAGTATTCAGGTTTGTACGAAACTGGAGGAGTTCGTGGAGATTTAGCTGCATCTCTGCAAGTGTGGGCTGGTGGGAGACCATTGGCTTTACCTGTACACACAGCCTACAAGCACTTCACCTCTCGTTGGAA CTGGAATCAATGGGTCTATCTACCCATTTCCTATACAGATTTGCCTCGTGATGCACAGCTGTGCATAACTCTTTATGACTGCGCGGGACCTGGCAGACAGCTTCCAGTTGGCGGTACAACTATATCGCTGTTTGGAAAGCATGGAGTGTATCGACAGGGTATGCTGGATCTAAAAGTGTGGCCAGGAGTAAAAGCAGATGGTAGTGTTCCAACCAGTACCCCAGGAAAAGCTAGAGATCACGGGAAAGAACAAATGCAGAGGCTTGCAAAACTTGTTAAAAAGCACAGAAATGggcaaataaacaaaattgattGGCTGGACAGATTAACTTTCAGGGAGATTGAAGTAATCAATGAGAAGGAGAAGAGAGCATCGGAGTACTTGTATTTGATGATAGAATTTCCAGAAGTAACAATGGATAGTGTACCA TATTCAATCGTGTACTATGAAAAAGATGGTGACGAGGTTTTCCAGCATAGATTACAACCAGATGTTGTGACACTTCCTGACTACGAGATTTTACaa gaGAACCTTGTAGAGGCGAAACATCATAAATTGGCTCGTAGTTTACGTAGCGGCGGTAACACCCGCGAATTAAAACCCACTTCAACGGTGCGAGACgctttaaatacaatattggGGTATCCACCGACAACCGCACTTTCCACCGAGGAACAAGATTTGATTTGGAAATATAGATTTTACTTGTCTAACCAGAAGAAAGCGTTGACCAAATTTGTGAAGTGCGTTAATTGGAAAGTCGCCGGCGAGGAACGCCAAGCCTTGGAGATGCTAGCTTTATGGGCGCCACCGGATTCTGAAGACGCCTTAGAGTTATTAGGTCCGGCGTTTACTCATCCGGCTATCAGACGATACGCGATTAGCAGACTCAATCAAGCACCCGACGACGATCTAATGTTATACTTGTTGCAATTAGTGCAAGCCTTGAAGTATGAAGACTTTGAAAGCATTAAAGCTGCTTATCAAGCAATGCtaaaagaaaaggaagaaagatcAGAGCCAAAAAATTGGAGTACCGAAAAGTTAGAAAAGAGCGAAAGATTGGAAAAAACGGATAAATTGGATAAAGATATAAGAAGCAGCGATTCTACATCTACTCCGGTTACAACT TCTAGTGAATCGGAGAGTCAATTATCAACTAGTCAAGAACCGCTGATGGATCTAGCGTCGTTTTTAATTACACGCGCTTGTCAAAATTCGATGCTGgctaattatttctattgGTATCTCTCTATCGAATGCGAGGATCAAAGTGATCCTGCGATAAGCGCCAAACAAGATACACGAGTCAAAGAAATGTACGTCACCGTAATGAAAATGTTTTCCATGATGTTAACGCAAGGAAATGCCGTCTGGCAAAAGAGAAGAGCGTTCCTCTTGCGACAGAAGGTGTTCATCGATCAGTTGGTGTCTCTGGTGAAAGCGGTCGCGCGAGAAAGCGGAAATCGGAAGAAAAAGACTGATAGATTGAGAACATTATTGACGGATCCGGATCCGGCGTTCAAGATTAATTTCTCGAACTTCGAGCCGATACCTTTCCCATTGGATCCTGAGATTTGCATCAAGGGAATTATTCCAGAAAA aGCAAGTCTCTTCAAGTCTGCGCTCATGCCATCAAAACTTACGTTCTTGACAACGGACAATACCGAATATATCGCTATCTTTAAGCATGGAGACGATTTACGACAAgatcaattaattttgcaaacaatAGCACTGATGGATAAATTATTGCGGAGAGAGAATTTGGATTTGAAACTGACTCCGTATAG AGTACTTGCCACGAGCACTAAACATggttttgtacaatttatcgAATCCACAACGGTCGCGGAGGTTCTAGCCAGCGAAGGATCGATATTGAACTTCTTTCGAAAACATCATCCTTCCGAGACTGGACCATACGGAGTCGTACCAGAAGTCATGGACACTTACGTTCGTAGTTGCG ctggttattgtattattacatatgtacTGGGCGTCGGTGATCGCCACTTGGACAATTTGCTTCTGACAGCATCAG gaaAACTCTTTCACATCGACTTTGGCTATATTTTGGGCAGAGACCCGAAACCTCTGCCGCCTCCCATGAAGCTCAGCAAAGAGATGGTCGAAGCTATGGGCGGTGTCGGTTCCGAGCATTATCACGAATTTCGAAAGCAGTGTTACACGGCGTTCCTCCATTTGCGTAGACATgccaatttaatattaaatctattcTCCCTGATGGTGGACGCCAGTGTGCCGGATATCGCTCTGGAGCCGGACAAAGCCGTGAAGAAGGTCCAAGATAAATTACGGTTGGACTTGACTGACGAAGAAGCTGTACACTATGTACATAATCTTTTAGACTTATCAGTCACTGCAGTGATGGCTGTATTGGTAGAACAGCTTCATAAATTTGCACAATATTGGAGAAAATAA